From a region of the Synechococcus sp. PCC 7502 genome:
- a CDS encoding CmpA/NrtA family ABC transporter substrate-binding protein, which translates to MSNISRRQFIVTAGASALGTVAANAALGQAKITPETTKAKLGFIALTDAAPLIIAKEKGYFAKHGMSDVEVLKQASWGSTRDNLVSGSEGGGIDGAHILSPMPYQISEGTVTNGKKVPMFILARLNINGQAISIANEYSNLKLGVKSEGFKQALAKAKAGGKELKVAVTFPGGTHDLWMRYWLAAGGINPDKDLSTIVIPPPQMVANMKSGTMEAFCVGEPWNARLVAQKHGYTALVTGELWKNHPEKAFAMRASWVNKHPKAAQALTMAVLEAQIWCDNPANHVELCNIIGADKWLKVPAAEILGRIQGKIDYGNGRKAQNSDISMKFWRDSASYPFKSHDIWFVTEDMRWGYFPASTNAKQLVDKVNREDIWRAAAKAIGQSAAIPKSTSRGVETFFDGVKFDPANPSAYLKSLKIKKV; encoded by the coding sequence ATGTCTAATATTTCTCGTCGCCAATTTATCGTCACTGCTGGAGCATCAGCTCTAGGTACCGTAGCAGCCAATGCAGCATTAGGACAAGCAAAAATTACCCCAGAAACTACTAAGGCGAAACTTGGCTTTATTGCTCTGACCGATGCGGCTCCTTTAATTATTGCTAAAGAAAAGGGATATTTTGCTAAACATGGGATGAGTGATGTCGAGGTACTAAAGCAGGCATCTTGGGGTTCTACCCGTGACAATCTTGTTTCTGGTTCTGAAGGCGGTGGTATCGACGGTGCCCATATTCTCTCACCAATGCCTTATCAGATTTCTGAAGGTACAGTAACTAATGGCAAAAAGGTACCAATGTTCATTTTGGCAAGACTAAATATTAATGGTCAAGCAATTTCGATCGCTAATGAATACAGTAATTTAAAGTTGGGCGTAAAAAGTGAAGGGTTCAAACAGGCATTGGCAAAGGCAAAAGCTGGTGGCAAAGAATTAAAAGTGGCAGTAACATTCCCTGGCGGTACTCACGATCTATGGATGCGTTACTGGCTAGCTGCGGGCGGAATTAATCCTGATAAAGACCTTTCCACCATTGTAATTCCACCACCGCAAATGGTAGCGAATATGAAAAGTGGCACCATGGAAGCATTTTGTGTAGGGGAACCTTGGAATGCTCGTCTCGTTGCTCAAAAGCACGGATATACAGCCTTAGTTACAGGCGAACTATGGAAGAATCACCCTGAAAAAGCCTTTGCGATGCGCGCATCTTGGGTTAATAAACACCCTAAAGCAGCACAAGCTCTGACTATGGCAGTGTTAGAAGCTCAAATTTGGTGTGATAATCCTGCTAATCATGTAGAACTGTGTAATATCATCGGGGCAGATAAATGGTTAAAGGTACCTGCTGCTGAGATTTTAGGAAGGATTCAAGGCAAAATTGATTACGGCAACGGTCGTAAGGCTCAGAATTCAGATATTTCCATGAAATTCTGGCGAGATAGTGCTTCCTATCCATTTAAGAGTCATGACATTTGGTTTGTAACTGAAGATATGCGTTGGGGTTATTTCCCCGCTAGTACTAATGCTAAGCAACTAGTGGATAAGGTTAACCGTGAAGATATTTGGCGTGCTGCTGCTAAGGCGATCGGGCAATCCGCCGCAATTCCAAAATCTACTTCCCGTGGGGTGGAAACCTTCTTTGATGGCGTGAAGTTTGATCCTGCTAATCCCAGTGCTTATCTTAAGAGTCTCAAAATTAAGAAGGTCTAG
- the ppsA gene encoding phosphoenolpyruvate synthase gives MTCTDILGRKGGTDCKEDAFVLWFDQVGIADIPLVGGKNASLGEMIRELKVKGVSVPNGFATTAHAYRYFIQASGIDDKLRQLFAMLDVENINSLRCVGKQARSLILNTPMPIVIQEAIGRAYAQLCGEYGVETDVAVRSSATAEDLPDASFAGQQETYLNVHGLSTVLMACQKCFASIFTDRAISYRTIKGFDHFSIALSVGVQKMVRSDLATSGVMFSIDTETGFRNAALVTAAYGLGENVVQGAVNPDEYLVFKPTLKQGFRPIISKRMGSKEIKMIYDLGGSKLTKNVSVPTSEQNCFALSDDEILQLAKWAVIIEDHYSLVRGQDSPMDIEWAKDGETGKLFIVQARPETVESQKSQSVLRNYHLQEQSKVLTTGRAVGAMIGQGKARIILDAPNLDQFQAGEVLVTNKTDPDWEPIMKKASAIVTNQGGRTCHAAIIARELGIPAIVGCGDASSAIANGQAITVSCAEGEEGRVYTGLLPFEIEETNLDHLPRTRTKILMNVGNPEVAFGLSAIPCDGVGLARFEFIIANHIKAHPLALIHFDQLKDFFEKQQIARLTVGYPHKPDFFVDKLTSGVAMIAAAFYPKPVVVRMSDFKSNEYANLLGGKQFEPSEENPMIGWRGASRYYDPKYSEAYGLECQAIKRVRDQMGLTNVIPMIPFCRTPDEGRKVLAEMEKHGLKRGENGLQVYVMCEIPSNVILAEQFSEVFDGFSIGSNDLTQLTLGLDRDSALIAHIFDERNEAVKQMISMVIAKVKECDRKIGICGQAPSDYPEFARFLVKEGIDSISLNPDSLLKTMLAIAAAESGQ, from the coding sequence CAGAAAAGGTGGCACAGACTGCAAAGAAGATGCTTTTGTCCTGTGGTTTGATCAAGTGGGAATTGCCGATATTCCCTTGGTTGGTGGCAAGAATGCTTCCCTCGGAGAAATGATCCGTGAGCTCAAGGTAAAAGGAGTCTCTGTCCCCAATGGCTTTGCCACTACTGCCCATGCCTATCGTTACTTTATTCAAGCGTCAGGTATAGACGATAAGCTCCGCCAGTTATTTGCCATGTTGGATGTGGAAAATATTAATAGTTTGCGGTGTGTTGGTAAACAGGCAAGATCACTGATTCTGAATACGCCGATGCCCATAGTGATCCAAGAAGCGATCGGGCGCGCCTATGCCCAGTTATGTGGTGAATATGGGGTAGAAACTGATGTGGCAGTACGTTCTAGTGCTACCGCCGAAGACCTCCCCGATGCTAGCTTTGCGGGACAACAGGAAACCTATCTCAATGTGCATGGACTAAGTACGGTGTTGATGGCTTGCCAGAAATGCTTTGCTTCAATTTTTACGGATCGGGCGATTTCTTACCGCACAATTAAGGGCTTTGACCATTTCAGTATTGCCCTGTCTGTGGGGGTACAAAAGATGGTGCGTTCCGATCTTGCCACCTCTGGAGTGATGTTTTCCATTGATACCGAAACTGGATTTAGGAATGCTGCTTTAGTTACTGCAGCCTACGGTTTAGGGGAAAATGTGGTACAGGGAGCAGTTAATCCCGATGAATATTTAGTATTTAAGCCCACCCTCAAGCAAGGATTTCGACCCATTATCAGCAAGCGCATGGGCAGCAAAGAAATCAAGATGATCTATGACCTTGGTGGTAGTAAATTAACTAAAAATGTCTCAGTACCGACCTCGGAACAAAATTGCTTTGCTCTGAGTGATGATGAGATTTTACAACTGGCAAAATGGGCTGTGATCATTGAAGATCACTACTCACTGGTACGGGGTCAAGACTCTCCCATGGATATTGAATGGGCAAAGGATGGAGAGACTGGCAAGTTATTTATTGTGCAGGCTCGCCCCGAAACCGTAGAATCTCAGAAATCTCAAAGTGTGTTGCGTAACTACCATCTCCAAGAGCAATCCAAGGTGCTAACTACAGGTCGAGCCGTAGGTGCCATGATTGGTCAGGGTAAAGCCCGAATTATCCTTGATGCCCCTAATCTTGATCAATTTCAAGCAGGTGAAGTTTTGGTTACGAATAAAACCGACCCTGACTGGGAACCAATTATGAAAAAAGCCAGTGCGATCGTCACAAATCAAGGTGGTCGTACCTGCCATGCTGCGATTATTGCCCGTGAACTGGGGATTCCTGCGATTGTGGGTTGTGGTGATGCTAGTAGTGCGATCGCTAACGGTCAAGCAATTACGGTTTCCTGTGCTGAAGGTGAAGAAGGTCGAGTTTATACTGGACTCCTACCCTTTGAAATTGAAGAAACAAACTTGGATCATCTCCCCCGCACTCGCACTAAAATTCTGATGAATGTGGGTAATCCTGAAGTCGCCTTTGGGTTATCGGCAATTCCTTGTGATGGCGTGGGTCTAGCAAGATTTGAATTTATTATTGCTAATCACATCAAGGCACATCCACTGGCACTGATTCACTTTGATCAATTAAAGGATTTTTTTGAGAAACAACAGATTGCTAGGTTAACAGTGGGCTATCCCCACAAGCCCGACTTCTTTGTGGATAAACTTACCTCTGGGGTGGCGATGATTGCTGCAGCTTTTTATCCTAAACCTGTGGTAGTGAGAATGTCTGACTTTAAGAGTAATGAATACGCTAACCTTTTGGGTGGTAAGCAATTTGAACCATCGGAAGAAAATCCTATGATTGGCTGGCGGGGTGCTTCACGTTATTATGATCCTAAATATAGCGAGGCGTATGGTCTTGAGTGTCAGGCAATCAAACGAGTGCGAGATCAGATGGGCTTAACCAATGTGATCCCGATGATTCCTTTCTGTCGTACCCCTGATGAAGGTCGTAAAGTCCTAGCCGAAATGGAAAAGCATGGATTAAAACGGGGTGAGAATGGATTGCAAGTTTATGTGATGTGTGAAATCCCCAGTAATGTAATTTTGGCGGAGCAGTTTAGTGAAGTATTTGACGGATTTTCCATCGGTTCCAATGATTTGACCCAGCTTACTTTAGGGCTTGATCGTGATTCGGCATTAATTGCCCATATTTTTGATGAACGCAATGAAGCTGTTAAACAAATGATCAGTATGGTAATTGCTAAGGTAAAAGAATGCGATCGCAAAATTGGTATTTGTGGACAAGCTCCCAGTGATTACCCCGAATTTGCCCGATTTTTAGTTAAAGAAGGTATTGATTCAATTAGTCTTAATCCAGACTCGCTCTTAAAAACTATGCTAGCTATCGCTGCGGCGGAGAGTGGACAATAG
- a CDS encoding nitrate ABC transporter ATP-binding protein (This model describes the ATP binding subunits of ATP-binding cassette (ABC) transporters for nitrate transport, or for bicarbonate transport, in bacteria and archaea.), with the protein MTYDRCALPSDLPFLEIDHVDRIFPTKEGDYIAISNVDLKVNKGEFVTLIGHSGCGKSTLLNIIAGLDRATNGGIVLEGKEVRKPGPDRMMVFQNHSLLPWLTVRQNIALAVNRVFKQKSKKERSQIVEEHIDLVSLRPAADKYPKEISGGMKQRVGIARALSIRPKLLLLDEPFGALDALTRGRLQEQLMKICEDYHLSVVMITHDVDEALLLSDRIVMLTNGPSAHIGQILEVDLPRPRHRMEIVNNPSYYRMRGELVEFLNRQKKDKVAKAKRQVEAVISRGSIEKVNLTIGFIPLTDCAPLVMAQEKGLFAKHGLEVTLSREKSWGAIADGVREGRLDAAQMVTGMPLAITLGMGKKEPVPVVSSLTLSRNGNAITIAKAVWNAGVRDLASLKQYVQAQTHRPIFGMVHSASMHNLLLRHWLANAGINPDTQVDVVVIPPAQMVSNLISSNIIGFSVGEPWNSRAVHEELGYIIATDLDIWNGHPEKVLGVKADWAEKYPNSHLALTKALLEACAYCQPEQNREEVLEIICQPAYLNAESVYVRCGFNSPYRKGSGENLYLKDFNIFFGDNSPNRSEHLWVMAQMARWNLIPFPSNYDQILDKMLAPNIYRRASEELDLPVAPASLAPIVLADGEIFDPTAPMSALPDTAEIREFVGDRQLV; encoded by the coding sequence ATGACTTACGATCGCTGTGCTTTACCTTCAGATTTGCCATTCTTGGAAATCGATCATGTCGATCGCATTTTCCCTACGAAAGAAGGAGACTATATTGCCATTAGTAATGTGGACTTAAAAGTAAATAAGGGTGAATTTGTAACCTTGATCGGACATTCAGGCTGTGGCAAATCAACTTTACTGAATATTATCGCTGGACTAGATCGGGCAACTAATGGTGGAATTGTTCTTGAAGGAAAGGAAGTTAGAAAACCCGGTCCCGATCGCATGATGGTATTTCAGAATCACTCGCTTTTACCGTGGCTGACGGTTAGACAAAATATTGCCTTGGCGGTTAATCGCGTATTTAAGCAGAAATCTAAAAAAGAGCGCAGTCAAATTGTCGAGGAACATATTGATCTAGTGAGCTTACGTCCCGCCGCCGATAAGTATCCCAAGGAAATTTCGGGTGGGATGAAACAACGGGTTGGAATTGCTAGGGCATTATCCATTCGTCCCAAGCTATTACTGCTAGATGAACCCTTTGGTGCCTTAGATGCCTTAACTAGAGGCAGATTACAAGAGCAGCTAATGAAAATTTGCGAAGACTATCATCTTTCGGTGGTGATGATTACCCATGATGTGGATGAGGCTTTATTACTGAGCGATCGCATTGTAATGCTAACTAATGGACCTTCCGCCCATATTGGACAGATTTTAGAAGTGGATTTACCGCGTCCACGGCATCGCATGGAAATTGTCAATAATCCTAGTTATTACAGAATGCGGGGAGAATTAGTCGAGTTTTTGAACCGCCAGAAGAAAGATAAGGTGGCAAAAGCTAAACGCCAAGTCGAAGCTGTGATCAGTCGTGGCAGTATTGAAAAGGTGAACTTAACCATTGGCTTTATTCCCTTAACAGACTGTGCACCGTTGGTTATGGCACAGGAAAAAGGACTATTTGCCAAACATGGCTTAGAAGTAACCTTATCCCGTGAAAAAAGTTGGGGAGCGATCGCCGATGGGGTTAGAGAAGGTAGATTAGATGCAGCCCAAATGGTAACGGGAATGCCCTTAGCAATTACTCTGGGTATGGGTAAAAAAGAACCTGTACCTGTAGTGTCATCATTAACTTTAAGCCGTAACGGGAATGCAATTACGATCGCTAAAGCAGTTTGGAATGCAGGAGTAAGGGATTTAGCTAGCTTAAAACAATATGTCCAAGCGCAGACCCACCGCCCGATATTTGGGATGGTTCATTCTGCTTCTATGCACAACCTACTACTGCGCCACTGGCTGGCAAATGCGGGGATTAATCCAGATACTCAAGTAGATGTGGTGGTAATTCCGCCCGCCCAAATGGTATCTAACCTAATTTCTAGTAATATTATTGGCTTCTCTGTGGGTGAACCGTGGAACTCCCGTGCTGTCCATGAGGAATTGGGATATATTATCGCTACGGATTTAGATATTTGGAATGGTCATCCTGAAAAGGTGTTGGGAGTCAAAGCAGACTGGGCGGAGAAATATCCCAATAGCCATTTAGCATTAACTAAAGCATTACTGGAAGCCTGTGCCTATTGCCAACCAGAGCAGAATCGAGAAGAGGTACTAGAAATTATTTGTCAACCCGCTTATCTCAATGCAGAATCCGTTTATGTGCGCTGTGGTTTTAATAGCCCCTATCGTAAGGGTTCTGGAGAAAATCTATATCTGAAGGATTTTAATATTTTCTTTGGTGATAACTCTCCTAATCGCTCTGAGCATCTGTGGGTGATGGCGCAAATGGCACGCTGGAATTTGATTCCTTTTCCCAGTAATTATGATCAGATTTTGGATAAAATGCTTGCTCCCAATATCTATCGCCGAGCTTCAGAGGAATTAGATTTACCCGTTGCTCCTGCTTCTTTGGCTCCGATTGTGCTGGCAGATGGTGAAATTTTTGACCCGACTGCACCGATGTCTGCCCTACCTGATACGGCTGAAATTAGAGAATTTGTGGGCGATCGCCAATTGGTATAG
- a CDS encoding ABC transporter ATP-binding protein has product MQTLTSNSPHSSEQGIHNNPKKDPFLVLENVSKVYPTRRGDFVVLENINLTVYEGEFVCVIGHSGCGKSTLLNMVAGFNKPTTGEIRLQNKLITKPGPDRMVVFQNYSLLPWLTASENVMLAVKNVYPQNSKAQNTEIVKEHLEMVGLTAGANKKPRQLSGGMRQRVSIARALAIRPQVLILDEPFGALDVLTREELQEELLKIWQEHRVTVLMITHDIDEAVLLSDRIVMMTNGPKATIGEILEVPFPRPRDRTLIAEDPRYYGLRNEALDFLFNRFALTDDAH; this is encoded by the coding sequence ATGCAAACACTTACTTCAAATTCTCCCCATAGCTCTGAGCAAGGCATTCACAACAATCCTAAGAAAGACCCTTTTTTGGTACTTGAAAATGTCTCTAAGGTTTATCCTACCCGCCGTGGTGACTTCGTGGTTTTGGAGAATATCAATTTAACGGTATATGAAGGTGAGTTTGTCTGCGTCATTGGACATTCTGGTTGTGGAAAGTCAACCCTTCTCAATATGGTGGCAGGCTTTAATAAGCCCACGACTGGGGAGATTCGACTGCAAAATAAGCTAATTACTAAACCAGGTCCCGATCGCATGGTTGTATTTCAAAACTATTCCTTGCTGCCGTGGTTAACTGCCTCTGAGAATGTGATGTTGGCAGTAAAGAATGTCTATCCCCAAAACTCTAAAGCTCAAAATACGGAAATTGTGAAAGAGCATCTGGAAATGGTGGGATTAACTGCGGGTGCAAATAAAAAGCCAAGACAGTTATCGGGAGGAATGAGACAGAGAGTTTCCATTGCCAGAGCCTTAGCTATTCGTCCTCAGGTTTTAATTTTAGATGAACCCTTCGGCGCTTTGGATGTCCTAACCCGTGAGGAACTACAAGAAGAACTCTTAAAAATTTGGCAAGAGCATCGGGTGACCGTTTTGATGATTACCCATGATATTGATGAAGCCGTGTTGTTGAGCGATCGCATTGTGATGATGACCAATGGACCTAAAGCCACGATTGGCGAAATCTTAGAAGTGCCTTTTCCCCGTCCCCGCGATCGCACTTTAATTGCCGAAGACCCCAGATATTACGGCTTACGAAATGAAGCTTTAGACTTCCTCTTTAATCGCTTTGCCCTAACTGATGATGCCCATTAA
- the ntrB gene encoding nitrate ABC transporter permease, with the protein MQGQLKFVVPPVLALGILLLIWQFLCEGEAPPLPPPTKVVSEAWNLIADPFFDNGGTDKGLGRHIFESLKRVGIGYSASVVFGISLGILIGTNVVMYRAFDPIFQVLRTVPPLAWLPISSAVFESMKGSDVLKFLGTDAVELSAIFVIFITSVWPVLMNTAVGVQQVPQDYRNVAKVLRLSRTEYFVTILIPSAAPYIFTGLRIAIGLSWLAIVAAEMLKGGVGIGFFIWDSYNSGKYSEMIVALFYVGIVGLLLDKVVFYISKFTVQTDS; encoded by the coding sequence ATGCAGGGGCAGCTTAAATTTGTCGTGCCACCCGTGCTGGCGTTAGGAATATTACTTTTAATTTGGCAATTTTTGTGTGAGGGAGAAGCTCCACCTTTACCCCCACCAACTAAGGTCGTCAGTGAGGCTTGGAACTTAATTGCCGATCCATTTTTTGATAATGGCGGTACTGATAAGGGGTTGGGGCGGCATATTTTTGAAAGCTTAAAACGGGTAGGTATTGGTTATAGTGCTTCGGTTGTATTTGGAATCAGTTTGGGCATTTTAATTGGTACTAATGTAGTTATGTATCGAGCATTTGATCCAATTTTTCAAGTGTTAAGAACGGTTCCCCCCTTGGCATGGCTACCAATTTCATCGGCTGTGTTTGAATCAATGAAAGGAAGTGATGTTTTAAAGTTCTTAGGTACTGATGCGGTTGAGCTTTCCGCCATTTTTGTAATTTTTATTACCTCGGTGTGGCCCGTATTAATGAATACAGCCGTGGGTGTACAACAAGTACCGCAGGATTATCGCAATGTTGCTAAGGTTTTAAGGCTCTCTCGCACTGAATACTTTGTCACAATTTTAATTCCTTCGGCGGCTCCTTATATTTTCACTGGGTTACGCATTGCCATTGGTTTATCGTGGTTGGCGATCGTGGCAGCAGAAATGCTCAAGGGTGGGGTAGGTATCGGTTTCTTTATCTGGGATAGCTACAACAGTGGTAAGTATAGTGAAATGATTGTGGCACTTTTCTATGTAGGAATTGTCGGTTTATTACTAGATAAGGTGGTGTTTTACATCAGTAAGTTTACGGTACAGACAGATAGTTAA
- a CDS encoding molybdopterin oxidoreductase family protein, which produces MSNITKTLCPYCGVGCGLEVVHLTQKDTEKDIELQNSAHRGIDNPVVNSKVNSLDQPKIKCQESNRFLVDLVKVRGDRTHPSSQGMVCVKGATIAESIDRDRLTYPMMRSSLDQDFQRVSWEEVLTAICDRITTVLNTQGADGLCMYGSGQFQTEDYYIAQKLFKGCLGTNNFDANSRLCMSSAVSGYVKSFGADGPPCCYEDLDLTDCAFIIGSNTAECHPIIFNRLRKHHKQNPDVKLIVVDPRRTQTAEVADLHLAIRPGTDIDLLNGIAYLILNQKENYHAVDHEFIQNHTNHYGEFIALISHYPPDIVADRCGISIADLETAARFWAESQRVLSLWSMGVNQSTEGTAKVQSIINLHLLTGQIGKPGAGAFSLTGQPNAMGGREAGGLSHLLPGYRFVANPQHRAELEQHWQLPTGQISDRTGRTAWDMIRGLESEEVGFLWIAATNPAVSFPDLERTKQALNRSPFTVYQDAYYPTETSAFAHLLLPATQWSEKTGTMTNSERRITLCEAFHEPLGEARDDWQIFAEVGRRLGFTKHFNFKDSSEVYAEFAAITSDRPCDLTKINHDLLKTGAVQWGGLRLYTDLKFHTANGKANFAPYHSKGLAEPPDQNYPFVLTIGRVYGHWHTMTRTGRIKKINQMHPHPFLEIYPKDAKKYNLSQGDLVEVKSRRGIAKFPALITEAIAPGVLFAPMHWGSLWADNAEANNLSHPEADPYSFQPELKACAVQIIKL; this is translated from the coding sequence ATGTCCAATATTACTAAAACTCTTTGTCCCTACTGCGGCGTGGGCTGTGGCTTAGAAGTTGTGCATTTAACTCAGAAAGATACTGAAAAAGATATAGAACTGCAAAATTCTGCTCACCGAGGTATAGATAATCCAGTAGTTAATTCCAAAGTTAATTCATTAGATCAGCCCAAAATTAAATGCCAAGAAAGTAATAGGTTTTTAGTTGATTTAGTTAAAGTTCGAGGCGATCGCACCCACCCATCCAGTCAAGGTATGGTCTGCGTCAAAGGGGCAACTATAGCCGAATCGATAGATCGCGATCGCTTAACCTATCCGATGATGCGAAGTTCTTTAGATCAGGATTTCCAGAGAGTTAGTTGGGAAGAGGTATTAACTGCCATTTGCGATCGCATTACCACTGTTCTGAATACCCAAGGTGCAGATGGTCTATGTATGTATGGTTCGGGGCAGTTCCAAACGGAAGATTACTATATCGCCCAAAAATTATTTAAAGGCTGCTTAGGAACGAATAACTTTGATGCCAATTCCCGACTATGTATGTCTTCTGCCGTTTCAGGCTACGTGAAAAGCTTTGGGGCTGATGGTCCGCCCTGCTGCTATGAGGATTTAGACCTTACCGACTGTGCATTTATAATTGGTAGCAATACCGCAGAATGTCATCCCATTATTTTTAATCGCCTACGCAAACATCATAAACAGAATCCCGATGTAAAATTAATCGTAGTTGATCCCCGTCGTACCCAAACCGCCGAAGTCGCTGATTTACATTTAGCCATTCGCCCCGGTACAGATATAGATTTACTGAATGGTATTGCCTATTTAATTCTGAATCAAAAAGAAAACTACCATGCCGTGGATCATGAATTTATCCAAAATCATACTAATCACTATGGTGAATTTATTGCTTTAATCTCCCATTATCCTCCTGATATAGTGGCGGATCGTTGCGGCATCTCGATCGCAGATTTAGAAACAGCAGCAAGATTTTGGGCAGAATCGCAACGAGTTTTATCTCTGTGGTCAATGGGCGTAAATCAATCCACGGAAGGAACAGCTAAAGTTCAATCTATTATTAATCTGCATTTACTCACAGGGCAAATAGGTAAGCCCGGGGCTGGGGCATTTTCCCTCACTGGACAGCCCAACGCTATGGGTGGCAGAGAAGCAGGGGGATTAAGTCATCTTCTTCCCGGTTATCGCTTTGTGGCAAATCCTCAACATCGGGCTGAATTAGAACAACATTGGCAGTTGCCGACGGGACAGATCTCTGACCGCACTGGCAGAACCGCATGGGATATGATTCGAGGCTTAGAATCAGAGGAAGTAGGGTTTCTATGGATTGCTGCGACTAATCCAGCCGTAAGTTTTCCTGACTTAGAACGAACAAAACAGGCTTTAAATCGATCGCCGTTTACGGTCTATCAAGATGCCTACTATCCCACGGAAACCTCTGCCTTTGCCCATTTACTTTTACCTGCGACCCAATGGAGTGAAAAAACGGGGACGATGACAAATTCTGAACGGAGAATTACCCTGTGTGAAGCATTCCATGAACCCCTAGGTGAGGCAAGGGATGATTGGCAGATTTTTGCAGAAGTGGGACGCAGATTGGGATTTACAAAGCATTTCAACTTTAAAGATTCATCGGAAGTCTATGCAGAATTTGCTGCCATTACTAGCGATCGCCCCTGTGATCTTACTAAAATCAACCACGATCTGCTCAAAACTGGGGCTGTACAGTGGGGAGGATTAAGGCTATATACCGACCTAAAATTTCATACCGCCAATGGGAAAGCTAATTTTGCCCCCTATCATTCCAAAGGGTTAGCAGAACCACCCGATCAGAACTATCCTTTTGTCCTTACCATTGGTAGAGTCTATGGGCATTGGCATACGATGACCCGCACAGGCAGAATCAAAAAAATTAATCAAATGCACCCCCATCCTTTTCTGGAAATCTATCCTAAGGATGCAAAAAAATATAATCTTAGTCAAGGTGATTTAGTCGAGGTAAAGTCGCGCCGTGGTATTGCCAAATTTCCTGCTTTAATTACCGAGGCGATCGCTCCCGGAGTTCTATTTGCGCCAATGCACTGGGGTTCTCTGTGGGCAGACAATGCTGAAGCTAATAATCTCAGTCATCCCGAAGCCGATCCCTATTCCTTCCAACCCGAACTTAAAGCCTGTGCTGTCCAGATTATTAAGTTATGA